The genomic DNA GAGCTTTTTTGCCATTGTCCCGGGACCCGAGTGGTTCATCGGTGGCAATATGACTCGGGAGGTTGGTTTCCCAGGACGACTGGGGTAGTATGTCCGTCCGAGGACCCGTCACGTTACATACCCAGCCCGGGGGTTCCCGGATGACCACGGACGCCGCGCCCTCCTTTCTTTTCGTCGATGAGGATCCGCTGCAGCTCTCCGCGTTGCGCCGGCTGCTGCGGGACGTGCCCGGCATCAAGCGCGCGGCGACCAGCGCGGAAGAAGCCCTGCGCATGGCCGAGGAAGAACCCCCCTCGGTCGTCATCGCCGCGTACATCCTGCCGGGCATGGATGGGTTGTCATTGATCGCGGCGCTGCGGGCCCGCCATCCCGCCACGCTCTGCGGGCTGCACACCACGCAACTGCCCGGACGCGACATCATCCCGCCCGGCATCACCATCCTGCTCAAGCCCTGTCCTCCCGAGCGGCTGCGCGCCTTCCTGCTGTCGGGTACGAACGCCGCTCCGAAGTGAGCCACCGCGCGGCTAATTCTTCTTGGCCGCCTCTTCCATCTTCTTGCGAAGGCTCAAGGGGCGCATGTCCGTCCACACCTCCTTGATGTACGCGAGGCACTCCTCCTTCGTGCCCTGCTTGCCCGCGTCCTTCCAGCCGAGGGCGTTGTCCCGGTCCGCGGGCCAGATGGAGTACTGCTCCTCGTGATTGACCACGACCTTGTAGACGGTGGTGTCCGCGCTATCGCTCATGGGGTGCATTCCACTCCACTGACAGGACGGGGGTCAACGATCTTGCGCGCCGGGAAACGGCGGCGAGCACCCAACCCCGGACATCGGGTCGATCGCGCGGCGGGTGTTCGGATGGCCCGACCTGTCAGGTCGGAACGAAGGCGGACGGAGGAAGGGCCTCTTCAGCGGGTACCGCGCGGGAGCGCCCGTGCGTACTCCTGGGCCACCCGGGTGAAGCGCGCTCCCGCGAGGCCGCTCACGTACTGGCGCACCATGGCGCGCGTGGCGCCCACGAAGAAGAGCGCGCGGCGCGTGCGCTCCAGCTCCCGCTCCTGGCGCCCCGCCCGGCCCTCCATCCACGCCATGTCGTCCAGGGCGTCCACGCCGCAGAAGAACACCACGGGGCTCTCATGCCCCTTGCAGGAAAAGGCCGTCGTCACCCGGAGGTAGTCCACCGGGCCCACGCTGAAGGCCGCCACGTCCTCGCCGCCACGGCCTCCGAAGGCCACCGCCTTGAGCCCCTCGCGCTCCAGGGCCTCGGCCAACCGCGCGGGCCGCACCGGCGCCACCACCAGCACGTCCGAGGGCCGCACGCCCTCGCGCCGCATCAGCCGCTTCACCTCGCGCACGAGCCACGCCTCCTCGTCGCGCGGCGAGTCGAAGGCGCGCACCTGCGGGAGGACCCCCTCGCGCTCGCCGCTCCGCAGGCGGTAGAGCCCATCCACCCCCGCCACCGGCTCCTCCAACAGGCCCTGCTCGCGCAGCTCGCTCGCGCGCATGAACTCGCGCATGCCGGGGTTGCCCACCCGGTGCAGCCCGAGCGGATCCAACACCACGTTGAAGGCCAGCTCGGACACCTGGCGCGTGGAGCGGAACGTCTCTCGCAGCACGCGCACCCGGCCGGTGAAGTCGAGCCCGTCCGGCAGCTCCTTGCGCAGGGCCTCCACGGCGCTGTGGCCATAGACGTTCTGCGAGTCGTCCGCGAAGAGCAGGAAGGCCTTGAGCGGCGTGTCCTCGCCCCGCGTGAGCGGACGGGCGAGCCCGTACAGGTGGGCCAGCTCCGGAGCGCTCAGGTCCTGCGCCTCGTCCACGAAGACGGCGTCGAAGCTCTCCTTCGCGTAGCCCCCCGTGCCCGTCATGTGCATGAGCGTCACCCGGTGCAGCATGAAGGAAGCGCGCCGCCCGAGCCGCTGCCGCAACGCCGCGTCCACCAGCCGCGTGAGCAGCGGCGTGAGCGCCTTGTTGAAGAAGGACACCAGCACGCGCGCCTCGGGGTGCTCGGCGAGGTAGCGCGCCACCCAGTGCGCGAGCACGTACGTCTTGCCACTGCCCGCCACGCCCCGCACCAGGTGGTGCCCGTCATCGAAGCGCCGCTCGAAGAGCGACACCTGCTCCTGGGTGAAGAGCGGCCCCATCTCCCGGAGCACGTCGATCTCCTGCCCCAGGCCGTCGGGCCTCTTCGCCGTGCGCGCGCGCACCCCCGGCATCACGAGCAGCGGCAGGAGGGAGAAGCGCGGCTCCAGGCGTGGCGCCACCGGGGTGAGCAACTCCAGGAGCTGCGCGGGAATGGCCGCCTCGGACTCGGCGCGCGAGGACAGGACGAAGAGGTATTCGCGCGCGCGGCTGGCGGCCACGTTGAGCATGGGCGTGAGCTCGCTCGGGGCGAAGGGGCGCCCGGCGGCCACCGTGTCCACCACCACCACGTCATACTCGGTGCCCTGCTGCCGGTGGATGGTGGAGGCCTGGAAGCGCGACTCGCTCCACCCCTTCTCCTGGGCCATGCCCCGCAGCAGCCCCGCCTGGGCCCGGTAGGGCGTCACCGCCAGCACCTTGAGCCCCGCCTTGAGCGCGGGCGCGGCGATGGCCATCACCAGCTCCGCGGAGAAGGGCCGCCGGTAGCCATGACCCGAGTCCCCCCGCTCGTGGCAGATCCGGCGCGCGTCCCGCGTGGCCTCGTCCAGCACCACCCAACACGCACGCGCGGCCGGAAAGACGTCCACCGTCTTGTGCTCGCGCGTGCGCGGCCCCTCGCCATCCTCCAACATGCCCGCGTAGCTGAAACGGCTCACCACCGCGCCGATCCGCGGGTGCATGCGGTGCTGCGTGCGCAGGAGCAACACGTGCGGGAGCTGCGCCGCCGCGCGCGCGTCCTCCAGGTGCGACAAGGGCGAGCTGCGCATCCACGTCTGCACCGGCCGCTCCCCTCCCTCCAGCGCACGGCTCACGGGGCCAATCTGCTTGGGATCCCCCCCGAGCAACACCTTGCGCGCGAGCGGCGCGAGCAGCCCCACCGCCGCGCGCGACACCATGCCCGCCTCGTCCACCACCAGCCGATCGAAGCGGCACGCCCCCTCCAGCTCGGACACGAGCCGCAGCGCCCGGTGCA from Melittangium boletus DSM 14713 includes the following:
- a CDS encoding MbtH family protein, with translation MSDSADTTVYKVVVNHEEQYSIWPADRDNALGWKDAGKQGTKEECLAYIKEVWTDMRPLSLRKKMEEAAKKN
- a CDS encoding AAA family ATPase produces the protein MRSVLPEDLLSALESERALYRWVMLKGAVDVRLEDESMLGLTPLPAADPSWSGGQLIGFLPDERRFIGEIVHLDPTTGRVFLSTRSMGHIPPGVTSVERWAFQPYDFSEALLAASRAYDARGAEVRESLERVRGLIPDDGTGPSQGADPLWEKPWALLWGPPGTGKTETMARLLAQAVQKNPRERILAVAPTNRAADTLALRVARMLSKAGALHAPDTTCRVFRGGLGVGQELTHSFPALLHDSGYQKHAARIQHMEERVREEFLNNASSSRLATVKAELRKVRDGLTDETLFVAREGYATLMVLTVHRALRLVSELEGACRFDRLVVDEAGMVSRAAVGLLAPLARKVLLGGDPKQIGPVSRALEGGERPVQTWMRSSPLSHLEDARAAAQLPHVLLLRTQHRMHPRIGAVVSRFSYAGMLEDGEGPRTREHKTVDVFPAARACWVVLDEATRDARRICHERGDSGHGYRRPFSAELVMAIAAPALKAGLKVLAVTPYRAQAGLLRGMAQEKGWSESRFQASTIHRQQGTEYDVVVVDTVAAGRPFAPSELTPMLNVAASRAREYLFVLSSRAESEAAIPAQLLELLTPVAPRLEPRFSLLPLLVMPGVRARTAKRPDGLGQEIDVLREMGPLFTQEQVSLFERRFDDGHHLVRGVAGSGKTYVLAHWVARYLAEHPEARVLVSFFNKALTPLLTRLVDAALRQRLGRRASFMLHRVTLMHMTGTGGYAKESFDAVFVDEAQDLSAPELAHLYGLARPLTRGEDTPLKAFLLFADDSQNVYGHSAVEALRKELPDGLDFTGRVRVLRETFRSTRQVSELAFNVVLDPLGLHRVGNPGMREFMRASELREQGLLEEPVAGVDGLYRLRSGEREGVLPQVRAFDSPRDEEAWLVREVKRLMRREGVRPSDVLVVAPVRPARLAEALEREGLKAVAFGGRGGEDVAAFSVGPVDYLRVTTAFSCKGHESPVVFFCGVDALDDMAWMEGRAGRQERELERTRRALFFVGATRAMVRQYVSGLAGARFTRVAQEYARALPRGTR
- a CDS encoding response regulator transcription factor; the protein is MTTDAAPSFLFVDEDPLQLSALRRLLRDVPGIKRAATSAEEALRMAEEEPPSVVIAAYILPGMDGLSLIAALRARHPATLCGLHTTQLPGRDIIPPGITILLKPCPPERLRAFLLSGTNAAPK